The following are encoded together in the Vigna unguiculata cultivar IT97K-499-35 chromosome 2, ASM411807v1, whole genome shotgun sequence genome:
- the LOC114174714 gene encoding uncharacterized protein LOC114174714, which translates to MDALELSNMKVGKRSIVNSITKTLRIIELCVALFFLTWFLTRLPLALRLSADCLRSPLFVFAVFNAIIAALLAQSRRFTQSHSDETVVAEAKHRQIGDTCTDSDSGAATDHLDRRKVYFRSLSEGEGEDGNKTGGRELRRSETEKAREKSYPQDKLSNEEFRRTIEAFIAKQMRLLREESLAISLYN; encoded by the coding sequence ATGGATGCGCTAGAGTTGAGCAACATGAAAGTAGGGAAAAGAAGCATTGTTAACAGCATTACCAAAACACTTCGCATTATTGAACTATGCGTCGCTCTCTTCTTCCTTACGTGGTTCCTCACGCGCCTCCCCTTAGCTCTGCGACTCTCCGCCGACTGTCTCCGCAGTCCTCTCTTCGTCTTCGCCGTTTTCAACGCCATCATCGCCGCCCTCCTCGCCCAGTCCCGCCGATTCACCCAATCCCATTCTGATGAGACGGTGGTGGCAGAGGCGAAACACCGGCAGATCGGTGACACGTGTACGGACAGCGATTCAGGCGCCGCAACAGATCATCTTGATAGAAGAAAAGTTTATTTCCGGAGCCTGTCGGAGGGAGAGGGTGAGGATGGGAATAAGACGGGCGGACGAGAACTCCGGCGATCGGAGACGGAGAAGGCGCGGGAAAAATCGTATCCGCAGGATAAGCTGAGCAACGAGGAGTTCCGGCGCACGATAGAGGCGTTTATTGCAAAGCAAATGAGGTTACTGAGGGAAGAGTCGTTGGCCATTTCGCTTTATAATTAA